The genomic interval CAATAGCATGCAGGTCTGTTAGAACCAAATGCCTCTGTTGGTCATTCCGCACAGGAGCATTTGATGTTTCCTGCGAGTATCTCCTTCCAGTCTCCTATGACATCATGGGTCCAGCAGTCGTCAGCTCCTGCGGATTCTCTCATGGTGAGCGCAAAGATATAGCTCAGTTCCTCGACCGTCGCCCCGGCTTCAAGGGCGCCTTTGAAGTGCTTCAGCACACAGGGTTTGCTGCGGCCCTTTATTGAGAGGGCGAAGCACAAAAACTGGTATGTTTTTTCATCGATCGGCATCTTCTCTTTATAGATAGCATCTATCTCGTCAAGTTTTTGGGTAAATTCAGGGAAAAACTGTTCAAGCATCCTCATTTTTCATCCCAACCTTCATTGTTTATTTGTGTTTTCTCTTAATTTGGAAATATACTATATTACATAGATGTATGTCAATATATAGTTTATTTTTGTTCTCCCGTGATGTATAGTAACGACTAGAGAAGGGTATTTCAAGGCCTGATCCGAGGTTTAGATTTTAACGGTCCGGGAGGTCAGAGTATCTAAAAATGTGGAACTACTATATACCGGTCATAATCGTGATCTTCTCCAACACCCTTTACCACATTTGCTCAAAATCCACTCCGCGCGACGCAAATATGTTCATGTCGTTAATTGTCACATATCTTGTTGCAACTGCCTCAAGCATTTTTTTTATCTTTTTTCCGTTCAGGACAAGGGGATCATGTTGGACATGAAATCCCTTAACTGGACAAGCATACTGCTTGGTGTAGGTGTTTTTGGCATTGAGCTCGGTTTCATCAAAATGTACCGCGCCGGCTGGAACATAAGTGCAGCATCTCTTCTTACCAACGCAGCCATTTCGATCCTTCTTATATTTATAGGCCTGATCTTCTATAAAGAGCACCTTTCGAGCAACCAAATAATAGGGATCGCACTTTGCCTGGCCGGGTTATTTTTTTTTAATAGATAAGACCGAATAAGAAAGAAATTTGAACACTATTCCTTATTGACATCTTAGCCTTCTGACCACTATACTTTTGTGAAAGTGAATTCACTTTCATTAAGAGGTGTTGTTTATGCCAAGAAAACGGTTGACTTCAACAATGAGACAGGAACAGATACTCGATACAACGTTAGAAATAATCGCCGAAAAGGGGCTTGCCGGAGTCAATACATCGGAGATAGCACAGCGCATAGGCATAGTCCCTTCCGCACTATATCGCCATTTCGAAAATAAGGACGCCCTTATCGACGCTCTGCTTGACCGCACACATAGTATTCTTTTTGAAAATGTCAGGAAAATATCCATGGAATCGTCCGGGGCAAGCAAGAATTTGAGGAGTCTTTTTCTCCTGCACATCGAATTTATAAGAAAAAATCCGGGTATACCCAAACTTGTCTTTTCTGACGCGGCCGTCTTTGGGTCTCCTGAACGGAAGAAAAAAGTCATTTTTATAGTTAGAAATTACATGAACAAGCTTAAAGAAATTGCTGAAAAAGGCATAAGAGAAGGAGATCTGATGAACGACATTTCGTCTGAAGCTGTAGCATTTTCTATGGTCAGCTTCGCCCAGCATGTCGGACTTATTTCCAACCTCAGCGACGGCAAAATCGACATGAGCAATTTGGCGGAGTTGGCCTGGAGTTACATAGAAAGAGCGATCCGAAAAGATAATGAAAAGGACGGACGATAAGTCTTTGCACTATGCCAAGGAAGGAAGAAGATCTATGGGACTAAAGATAACGATCATCAAGATCCTGCTGCTCTCACTCCTGCTGATTTCAGGGAACGCGTGCGCCAGTGTTCCGGAAGGTACAGATACGAAACCTGTCGAACTGTGGGAAGCCATGCTAATGGCCGAAAAAAATAACCCCGCCCTTAAAGGCAGCAATATTGAAAGAGAAAAGAGCGGCATAGACGTAAAGATCGCAGAGGGGATGAAGTTGCCAAAGATCGACCTGTGGGCCAATACCACCCTTTCAGAGTACCCTTCTACCGTGGTGCCCATAAGGGAAGCGGGAGTTTTTCCACCCCTCGACACGCACATCACTCGTTTTGGGATCGAGCTGAACATCCCTATCTACACGGGAGGAAAGCTGGAGGCTGAAAAAGTGTCGGCGCAAAAAACATCTGAAGCAGTTTCCGAAGATCACAAGCAGCAAAGACAAGATCTGCTCTACAGCGTGGTATCCGTCTTCTCTCGGTCACTCTATTTTCGGGATATGAAAGATGCATCCGAAAAGAGGATCGGTGCACTTGAAGACAGGGAACGATCCCTGACGCTTCTGCTCAGCGAAGGACGTATACCCAAACTTGACCTGCTCCGGCTGCAAACTCAGCTTTCCCAGGCCAGGCATGACCACATTGTCCTTGACCAGGCTGAAAAAGACGCGCTCTCTCTGTTGGGCACACTTACCGGAAACGAATTTCCCATTGGATCCGTTGCGGCCATACCTTTCGATGCTCGACCGGATGAATTGGATAAAATTGAAAAAAGCGACGTCCTTGAGAGCAGCCATGCTGTCAAAAAATCCTCTCTTCTCACGGAAGCCTACTATGCCAGATCAGAAGCTATCAAGGGAGAGACCATGCCTCAGATATCTTTCTTCGGCAGAGGTACAGGCAGTATTGGAGGAGGTTCGGAAGTATATGACGACTGGCAGGCCGGACTTCAGGTAACTATAAAAATGTGGGACGGGTATGTCAGTAAAAACAGGTTAAAAAAATCTTTGCTAGATATTGAAAAAGCAAGGTTTGATTTGGAACAGACGCGAAACCAGACTCTCAACGATGCAAGAGAGGCCTCCGGATCCCTGAAGGAAGCGGTATCGAAGATCGAAACGGCTTCCATACAGCTCAAAGAGGCAAGAGAGGCATTTAGGATAGAACAGCTCAGATATGAAACAGGGGAAAGCACGATCACCGATCTGCTGAGTGCCGAATCGGGACTATGGTCAGCGGATGCCAGCCTCAGCAAAGCTTACTATGAGAAGATCGCTTCCGAAGCTAATGTTTTGAGACTGCTTGGGAGACTTTCCCCTGAAATGATGCGATTTTCCCCTGATAAGACCAACAATGAAAAAAAGTCAGAGAAAGATGAGGTCGTGAGGTAATGGAAAAGAAAATTGATAAAAAAATAATACCTTTGATCATAATCGCCGCTGCAGCTCTTCTTGCGGCATACACTCTCTTTTTAAAAGAGAAAGGGGAAGATCCTGATAAAATATTCGCCTCAGGAACGATAGAAACAACGGAGGCAGACATGTCATTTTTGGCGAACGGCATCTTGAAGGATCGGAAGGTCAATGAGGGCGACACTGTACACCGTGGCGAACTTATCGCGGAACTGGACAAGAGAGAGGCCGAGGCAAGGCTTCGTCAGAACGCCGCCGCAGTCGAAACCGCACGTTCGAGGTTAAAAGATCTCAGCAGCGGCTACAGAAGCCAGGAGATAGCAGAGGCCGAAGCTCAGGCAGCTCAGTTCAGGTCGAACTGGAATAACCTGAAAAATGAAGCAGAAAGATCTGAAAAGCTTTTCAGCGGCGGGGCGATAAGCAGACAGAGGCTGGACCGGGACATTACAGCAGCCGAAGTCGCCGCTTCTCAGCTTAACGCAGCTCAGAAAAAGCTTGAGCTTCTCCGTTCGGGATTCAGAGAGAAAAGCATAGATACCGCCGCGAATCAGCTTAAAGAGTCTGAAGCCGCAATGCAGGCAGCAGAGGTAATAGTATCCAACCACATACTGAAAAGTCCTATGGACGGAGTAGTCTCAAAAGTTTATGCAGAACCCGGAGAGATGATATCTATGGGAAAACCGGTGCTTACACTGACAAGCCTTGAAAGACCCCGAGTCAAGGTATACATTCCCGAATACAGGATAGGAAGGGTCATGCTGGGTCAGAAAGCTGACATTACAGTTGATTCCTTTCCGGATAAAAAATTTGCTGCTTCTGTGACTTTCATTTCACCTGAAGCTGAATTTACCCCCAAGACTGTTCAGACGGCGGAAGAGAGGGTGAAGCTTGTCTTTGCCGTGGAAGTTACAGCTGAAACGTCAGAAGGACTGCTCAAGCCGGGAATGCCCGCTGACGTAAACATAGACCTTAAACATGAATGACAACAAAACCAAGGGAAGGTCCATCGAAATAACAGGTCTCGGCAGAGCTTTCGGCAGCTTCTGGGCCGTCCGGCAGGTCGATCTTTCTGTCGGCAGAGGTGAGATCTTCGGACTGGTGGGACCCGACGGTGCTGGAAAGACGACTGTAATGCGGATGGCGGCCGGAGTCCTGATCCCTTCCGAGGGAGACATAGTAATAGACGGACACTCCGTCGTATCAGACCCCGAAAAGGTGAAGATAAGGATCGGGTATATGTCGCAGAGGTTCGGACTTTACGGAGACCTTACCGTACTGGAAAACCTGAGATTCTACGGAGATCTTTATGAAATATCGGAAAAGGAAAGGACGGCAGAGGAAGAGAGGCTTCTCGGCTTCAGTAACCTTACGCCATTCAAAAACAGGAAAGCCAGGGACCTGTCAGGCGGGATGAAACAAAAACTGGGGCTGGCCTGTTCACTGGTGCACAGGCCCAGTGTGCTTCTGCTGGATGAACCGACAAATGGAGTCGATCCGGTCTCCAGAAGGGATTTCTGGAAGATTCTACACGAGATGGTCAAAGAGGGAGTGACCGTTTTCGTTTCGACATCATATCTGGATGAAGCGGAAAGATGCGGGCGCGTAGGAATGATTCAGGAGGGGCGGCTGACAATGTGTGACAACCCCCGGGCGCTTAAAAAAACTATATCAGGAACTATTTTGGAGATCCTCTCCGCAGATTCTGTGAAAACACTTCGTGAATTGAGGGAGAGATACGGAAAATTAAGTTCTGATCTGGTTTCCGGCGTAATAAGATTCAGGCTTCCTGAGAACTCTTCTGTAGAAAAGATCAAAGACGAAATAAAAATAATGGGTCTTGATGATCTCACGATAAAAGAGGCCCAGCCGACTCTCGAAGATGTCTTCGTTAGCCGGGCGATGAGGGTTGATGTGCAATGAGTGAAATTTTCGCAGTTAACGTAAAGGGACTGACAAGAGTCTTTGGAAACTTCACTGCAGTTGACCATATTGAACTGAAAGTCCTTAAAGGCAGGATCTTCGGTTTTCTCGGACCAAACGGTGCCGGGAAATCGACAACGATAAAAATGCTGTGCGGCCTTCTGCTCCCAACCTCGGGAGAGGGAACGGTCGCGGGATCCGATATCCTGAAAGGCACGGAGGAAATCAAAGAAAAGATAGGCTACATGTCTCAAAAATTCTCTCTTTATGACGACCTGACCGTTGAAGAAAACATAGATTTCTATGCTGGGATTTATAGGGTACCCAAATCCATCAGATCCGAAAGAAAGTCCTGGATACTTGAGATGTCAGATCTTACTGAACACATTTCCCGCATGACCCGCTCTCTTGCCGGAGGATGGAAGCAGCGGCTGGCGCTCGGATGTGCACTTATACATCAGCCTCCCATAGTATTTCTGGATGAACCAACTTCAGGAGTTGACCCTATATCGAGAAGGCGTTTCTGGAATCTTATTTCAGATATAGCAAGCGGAGGGACTACTGTATTTGTTACCACACACTACATGGAAGAGGCGGAATACTGTGACGAGCTTGCCCTCATATACAAAGGGAAGATAATTGCTAAGGGTACCCCGTCTTCGATCAGGGAAGAGTCTATCCCTTCGGGGCTGATCGAGCTTTCTCTGAATGACCCGTTCGAAGCACTGGAAATACTTGAAAATTCCGGACTGGTCAAGGCTGCCGCTATTTTCGGCGACGGGCTTCATTTAACTGTTGAAAAGGGGACTTCTGATGATGAAAAGATCAAAAAATACCTCACTGAAAAAGGTTTTGGGATCTATTCGATGGACCGGGCCAGACCCTCACTCGAAGATGTATTCGTACACCTGATAGAAAAAGAGGACATATCGTCAGGGGGAACAATTAGATGAAGTATGGGAGAAAGGGAAGGGTATCTCCGCGCAGGCTGACGGCGGTCATTAAAAAAGAGTTCATACACATATTCAGGGATACCAGAAGCCTGGCAATGGCGTTCCTAATGCCTGTGATCCTTCTTTTTATTTTCGGTTACGGTATAACCCTGGATATCAAGAGTATCAACATGGGCGTTTATGACCTGGATAAGACAGCCGAAAGCAGGGGACTTGTAGAAAGATTCCGGGCTTCAGGCTATTTTGACATCGTCGGTACAGTTGAAAGCACGAAAGAAACAGACCGCCTTATAGACAGAAATATCGCCCATATGGTACTCGTTGTTCCCGAAGGGTTCGGAGGATCAGTTAAGAGAGGAGAACCTGTTGACATACAGGCCGTTTACGATGGCAGCGATGCCAACACTACCTCAATAGCGATGGGTTATACTGAGGCCATTACTTCCAGATATTCTCAGTCGAAAGGTGCAAAGGATCCCTCGGGGCAGATCGACCTCAGGCTTCGCGTCTGGTACAATCCGGAACTCAAAAGCCGCTGGTTCATCATTCCCGGCCTGATAGCGATCATAATGGGTGTGATAAGCGCGCTTCTGACATCGCTGACTGTTTCCAGAGAATGGGAACAGGGCACTATGGAACAGCTTCTATCCACTCCTATACATCCGGTGGAGCTTTTTCTGGGAAAGATTACGCCATATTTCCTTATCGGAATGATCGATGTTTTGATCTCAGTAGCTGTGGGTGTCTGGATCTTCGGAGTACCGCTCAGGGGCAGCTTCATTTTCCTGCTTGTTGTATCGTCGCTGTTTCTGGTCGGTGGGCTCAGTCTCGGGATCCTCATTTCAACGGCCGCCAAATCACAGCTTGTAGCAAGCCAGGCGGCATTCGTACTCACCCTTCTGCCGGCATTTATGCTGTCGGGATTCCTCTATTCCATTGAAAACATGCCGGTATTCATACAGAAAATTACATATGCAGTTCAGTCCCGTTATTTTGTCACCATTCTGAAAGATATTTTTCTCAAAGGGAACCATCCTTTGGTTTTGATAAAAGAAATACTTTTTCTCTGTGCATTTGCAGCGATCGTACTTACTGCAGCAATAAAAAAATTCAAAAAGAACATGGGGTAGGCCGGTCATGGGAGAAAGGATTTTACGCCTTATGATAAAAGAATTTATACAGGTCCTGAGGGATCCGCGCATGAAGGCGATGATCTTTGTGCTTCCCGTGATCCAGCTTCTGATATTCGGATACGCTGTTACGACAGATGTCAACCTTATCAAGACGGCCGTAACAGACAGCGACAGAAGCGTGCAAAGCCGGCAGCTTATCGAGAGCTTTACCTCGTCAGGAATATTCAGGGTAATTTCATACCCTGACAATGACGGAACTATGACGGAATATCTTGATCAAGGAAAAGCTGTCGTCGGAATCAACATAAAAGAGGGTTTTGCCAAGGATCTGCTCAATGGGAAAAAACCCGTTGTTCAGATACTCGTTGACGGAACAAATTCCAATGACGGAACACTTGCCATGAACTATGCGCAACGCATAATATCCGACTTCGGAATAGGAAAAAAGAGCCGGGATCTCGTTAATGTTCAGGGCAGAGCATGGTACAACCCGGACCTGAAAAGCAGAAACTACAATGTTCCGGGGGTCATAGCGATCATACTCCTGATGACATCGCTGCTTTTGACATCAATGGCAATAGTGAGGGAAAAGGAAATCGGAACGATGGAACAGCTCATGGTTACCCCAATGCGGTCAATTGAGTTTATACTGGGCAAATCCCTCCCCTTCGCTGCCATCTGCTTTATTGATGTCATCGTCGTAAGCTTTGTCGGCATGAAGTGGTTCGATATCCCCATCAGGGGAAGCATGCCGCTGCTGCTCATTTCTGCAGCTCTCTTCCTGATGTCCTGCATAGGCATAGGCCTTTTGATCTCCACGATATCGAAAACCCAACAGGAAGCCCTGATGTCATCCTTCTTTTTCTACTTCCCGGCTGTCCTCCTCTCAGGGTTTATGTTTCCGATTTCCAATATGCCCGAACCGGTCCAGTGGATCACTACAATTAATCCGCTAAGGTACTTTCTCGTGATAATAAGGGGAATATTCCTTAAGGGAACAGGATTGGCTGAACTTTGGCAGCAAATGGCCGCCCTTGCAGCACTGGGGATACTCTTTCTGACCTTCAGCGTATCAAGGTTCAAGAAAACGATAGACTGAAACATTTAGGTTAATTATTGGTCAGTAAAAAACAATCTCGCCGAACACAATTTATCGCTTAAAAGATCGGTTCTTCAGAAGCTTTGAATTAAATACGGGGCCTCGAAACAAAAGACAGTATTTCCCACATGACACTTAAGTGGAATTTAAGTGAAAATATGGGCACAACCTTGCCCAAATATGGATTAGGGTGTAGTTTATGGATCGAAAGCGGCCTGATCGTCTCTTATATGCTAAAAAGACGATTTGATTCAAGTATTTATAGAAAGACGAGGATAAAACAAATGAAAAACGTTGGAATTTATTTGTTTAACAAAGTCGAGCTTCTGGACTTCGCCGGCCCCTACGAGGTCTTTTCAACCACGGCGGAACTTAACGACCACAAGCCCTTCAAGGTATTCACCATTTCCGAGGATGGAGGCGCGATCAAATCCGTCAACGGGCTTATCGTCATCCCCGATTACAGCTTCAGCAACCATCCTAAGATAGACATTCTGATCATCCCGGGCGGAGAGGGTACAAAGGCTGAGATAAAGAAGAAAAAGGTCATGGAATGGATAGAAAGGACACAGGCATCGGCAGATGTAATGGCCACAGTCTGTTCGGGGGCGAGGATCCCGGCTGTACTTGGGCTCCTTGACGGACTTGAGGCCACGACTCACCACTCGGTCATAGACGACGTTAAGAAGCTGGCTACGGGGGTCACCATCGACCACACGAAACGTTTCGTCGACAACGGAAAGATAATGACCTCGGGCGGGATCTCCGCGGGGATCGATCTCTCGCTCCACATAGTGAAAAAACTCTACGGAGAAAAGGTCGCCGAAAAGACGATGGAATATATGGAGTACGGAAAGGCAGCGCCTAAAAACCATTAGCTTAGCGATTGCTGAGCAGTAGCTGAGCGATCGTAAGATATATTGCGAAAACCAACTGCTTAAAACGAGGGTGAAACAGTTATGAAAACCGGCGGTGTTAACTCCCGCCGGTCACCTTTTCTTATTTTCTTTTACCTCCCGCATCAGCCTTTTCATCTCTCCCTTGCTGCCAAACATCCTGTTGATCTTTTCCTTTTCAAGTTGGCGTGAATTGAGACCTTCATAAGCTACTTCCCTCTGAAGCTTGAGGTAATTTTGGAAGCGTTCCTCAGAAAGCTCGTTTTCCTCTATCGCTTTTCTTACAGCGCAGGCCGGTTCCGTAGTGTGGGTACAGTCCTTGTATCTGCATTTTTGAGCCAGTTCAATGATATCTTCAAAAGACTTTTCAAGGTTCCCACCGTAGAGGTGCAGCTCCCTCATCCCTGGCGTATCGATAACTATCCCGCCCCCAGGCAGCAAAAGCAGCTGGCGGTGTGTCGTAGTATGCCTTCCCCTGTCATCGGACTCCCGGATCTCTTTTGTGGCAAGGACATCCCTTCCCATCAAGCGGTTGATGAGCGTCGATTTTCCTACCCCCGAAGAGCCTATGAAGGCAATTGTCTTTCCCTCTTCAATGTAAGGATATACCGCATCGATCCCTCTTTCTTCAGCACAAGAGCATATTATGATGTCAGCACCGGTACTTACTGAGGAGACCTCCCGTATCTTATCTTCAAGGTCATCGCAGAGGTCAGATTTAGTGAGGACTATAACAGGAGTGGCCATGCTGTCCCAAGCGATGGACATGTACCTCTCAAGGCGCCGCAGGTTAAAGTCTGTATTGAGCGACATACAGATAAATATCGTGTCTACGTTTGCCGCAACGATCTGTACATCCTCTTTGGTCCCTGCCGCCCTGCGGGCAAAATAACTCCTGCGCTTGAGAATATTTCTGATCACTGCGTTCCCCGAACATTTTTCAGTCCTGTCTATCATTACCCAGTCGCCCACGGCAGGGAAATCCATCGTACCTTCAGCAGCATAGTGGAGTTTTCCCGATACTTCCGCCTGAAGTTCCCCATCTTCGCTTATGACTTTATAGATGTAGCGGTGCTGTTCGGAGATCCGGGAAGGATAAAGCCCCTCATAAAACGAGGCCTCCTGTTGAAAACGCTCACTAAATCCATACTTTTTCAAATTTGGGTAATGCATCTCATTCTCACTGGCTTTCCTCAAGTCTATGTGACATGTGCAATTATATAACTTATTGAAAATCATGAATCGGGGATCAATGGGTGATCGATTGGGAATCGATAGCAAATCCGTTGGAAATAATAGGATCCGCCTGTCCCGTCATCCCGGTATGGGCCTTGATCGGGAGAGCACCGTTTTCCGTGAGGAAAACCTTTTAAATTGACCTTAGTGTTCGAACCATTTCGAGTGCGTTCCGAGATCGGGAGAGCACCGTTTTCCGTGAGGGAAACCCTTTAAATTGACCTTAGTGCTCGAACCATTTCGAGTGCATTCCGAGATCGGGGATCCATGGTCTGGGTTAGTTTTTCGTCATTTTTCTTGTAAATCCAAATGCTAAAAGTCGGTTTATGAAAAATTTAACTGATCTTTAGTGATAATAATGTGTTAAATGCGGCCTAATTTATATTGATTTTCGAATAAATCCTGTATAATGTTCGTGATATAATTCACAGTCTATAGTCTGCTGCTTCGGAACCATCCGGCGCAGGGGAAAGGGACAGTGATGGAAACCATCTGTCTCCCTGATGATTCGGGGAGGAGGAGAGGGCCGCTTTGGGTTTTCGGTATTTTCCTGACGGGCCTTTCGTGATTTTCGCGAAGGCTTTTTTATTGTCAGCCTCTTTTCCTGCACCCTCCCGCATATAGGCTGTGACAAAAAAGGAGGAAATCGAAATGTACGACCCAAAGGAGTTCCACGACGCATCATTTATCGATGATGCGGAAATACTTGCAACACTTGAAGAGGCAAAAGAACTTGTGAAGGACAAGAACTATGTCCGCTCTATCCTCGAAAAGGCGGGGACATGCAAAGGCCTTACCCACAGGGAAGCAGCGGTGCTTCTTGAGATAACAGACCCCGAACTTGAAGCGGAGCTCTATTCTCTGGCAAAAGAGATCAAGGAAAAGATATACGGCAGGCGCATAGTTCTCTTTGCCCCCCTCTATGTTTCAAACTTCTGTATCAACGGATGCGAATACTGCGGCTTCCACAAGGACAACCCCTTCATGCACAGGAAAAAACTGACAATGGAGGAGATCGATCAGGAGGCCGATGCCATCCTCGCCCTCGGTCACAAGAGAATAGCCATGGAATCCGGAGAGGATCCGGTCAACTCGCCCCTTGACTATATAATCGAATGCATGAAGCGCGTCTATGCATACAAGAACAGCAGGGGCGAGTCCATCCGCAGGATAAACGTAAATATTGCAGCAACAACTGTTGAGGAATACCGGAAACTCAAGGCTGCAGACATAGGCACCTTCATCCTCTTCCAGGAGACTTTCCACAGACCGACCTATGCTAAAATGCATCCCGTAGGCCCAAAAAGCAATTATGACTGGCACACTACAGCACTGCACAGAGCTCAGCAGGGCGGTATCGACGATGTCGGCACCGGAGTACTTTACGGACTGTATGACTATAAGTATGAAGTAACAGCACAGCTCATGATGGCCGAACATATGGAAAAGATGTTCGGTGTCGGTCCTCACACTATCTCAGTCCCCAGGATGAGAGAGGCTGAGGGCGTTGATCTTGAGAAATTCCCCTATCTCCCCACCGATGAACAATTCCTCAGGATAATTGCCGTCATCAGGGTCTCGACCCCATATACGGGAATGATCCTCTCAACCAGAGAAACAGCTGAAACCCGCAGAAGGGCCCTTGAACTGGGAATATCGCAGGTCAGCGCCGGTTCATGCACAGGCATAGGCGGATACCACAAGGACATCGCCCACCCCAAATGTGAAAATACGGCGCAGTTCAAAGTTTCAGACGAAAGGACCCCTGACGAGGTGCTTACCTGGCTCTGCGAGGACGGATACATCCCGAGCTACTGCACCGCATGCTACAGACAGGGCCGCACCGGAGACCGATTCATGTCCCTTGCAAAATCGGGACAGATAAAAAACATATGCCAGCCCAACGCCCTCCTTACTTTCAAGGAGTACCTCATCGGTTACGGTTCGGATAAGCTGAAAGAGGTCGGGGAAGCCGTAATAGAAAAAGAGATAGAGGAGATCCCAAGCGACAAGGTAAAAGAGCTGACAAAGGAGCGCCTTAAGAAACTGGAACAGGGCGAGCAGGACCTCTTCTTCTAGCCTTTCCCGACTCCCCGTTTTCAGCC from Synergistaceae bacterium DZ-S4 carries:
- the rsgA gene encoding ribosome small subunit-dependent GTPase A, which gives rise to MKKYGFSERFQQEASFYEGLYPSRISEQHRYIYKVISEDGELQAEVSGKLHYAAEGTMDFPAVGDWVMIDRTEKCSGNAVIRNILKRRSYFARRAAGTKEDVQIVAANVDTIFICMSLNTDFNLRRLERYMSIAWDSMATPVIVLTKSDLCDDLEDKIREVSSVSTGADIIICSCAEERGIDAVYPYIEEGKTIAFIGSSGVGKSTLINRLMGRDVLATKEIRESDDRGRHTTTHRQLLLLPGGGIVIDTPGMRELHLYGGNLEKSFEDIIELAQKCRYKDCTHTTEPACAVRKAIEENELSEERFQNYLKLQREVAYEGLNSRQLEKEKINRMFGSKGEMKRLMREVKENKKR
- the hydG gene encoding [FeFe] hydrogenase H-cluster radical SAM maturase HydG, with protein sequence MYDPKEFHDASFIDDAEILATLEEAKELVKDKNYVRSILEKAGTCKGLTHREAAVLLEITDPELEAELYSLAKEIKEKIYGRRIVLFAPLYVSNFCINGCEYCGFHKDNPFMHRKKLTMEEIDQEADAILALGHKRIAMESGEDPVNSPLDYIIECMKRVYAYKNSRGESIRRINVNIAATTVEEYRKLKAADIGTFILFQETFHRPTYAKMHPVGPKSNYDWHTTALHRAQQGGIDDVGTGVLYGLYDYKYEVTAQLMMAEHMEKMFGVGPHTISVPRMREAEGVDLEKFPYLPTDEQFLRIIAVIRVSTPYTGMILSTRETAETRRRALELGISQVSAGSCTGIGGYHKDIAHPKCENTAQFKVSDERTPDEVLTWLCEDGYIPSYCTACYRQGRTGDRFMSLAKSGQIKNICQPNALLTFKEYLIGYGSDKLKEVGEAVIEKEIEEIPSDKVKELTKERLKKLEQGEQDLFF